The Caloenas nicobarica isolate bCalNic1 chromosome 28, bCalNic1.hap1, whole genome shotgun sequence genome window below encodes:
- the LOC135999417 gene encoding olfactory receptor 14J1-like, with translation MSNSSSISQFLLLAFTDTRELQLLHFWLFLGIYLAALLGNGLIITTIACDQHLHTPMYFFLLNLALLDLGSISITVPKSMANSLWDTGVISFAGCAAQVFFLCFLFGAEYSLLTIMSYDRYVAICKPLHYGTLLGSRACVHMAAAAWATGFLDALLHTANTFSLPLCKGNALHQFFCEIPQILKLSCSNSYLRELGLLLVSLLLVFGCFVFIVVSYVQIFRAVLRIPSEQGRHKAFATCLPHLAVVSLFVSTAMFSYLKPPSISSPWLDLVVSVLYSVVPPAMNPLIYSMRNQELKDALWKLVSKCFLKQ, from the coding sequence atgtccaacagcagctccatcagccagttcctcctcctggcgttcacagacacacgggagctgcagctcttgcacttctggctcttcctgggcatctacctggctgccctcctgggcaacggcctcatcatcaccaccatagcctgtgaccagcacctccacacccccatgtacttcttcctgctcaacctcgccctcctcgacctgggctccatctccatcactgtccccaagtccatggcaaactctctgtgggataccggggtcatttcctttgcaggatgtgctgcccaggtcttctttctatgtttcttgtttggtgcagagtattctcttctcaccatcatgtcctacgaccgctacgttgccatctgcaaacccctgcactatgggaccctcctgggcagcagagcttgtgtccacatggcagcagctgcctgggccactgggtttctcgatgctctgctgcacacggccaatacattttcactgccactgtgcaagggcaatgccctgcaccagttcttctgtgaaatcccccagatcctcaagctgtCCTGCTCAAACTcgtacctcagggaacttggtcTTCTTCTGGTTAGTCTCTTATtagtatttgggtgttttgtgttcatcgtagtgtcctatgtgcagatcttcagggccgtgctgaggatcccctctgagcagggacggcacaaagcctttgccacctgcctccctcacctggccgtggtctccttgtttgtcagcactgccatgttttcctacctgaagcccccctccatctcttccccatggctggacctggtggtgtctgttctgtactcagtggtgcctccagcaatgaaccccctcatctacagcatgaggaaccaggagctcaaggatgccctgtggaaactcgtatctaagtgttttctgaagcaataa